A single genomic interval of Bacteroidota bacterium harbors:
- a CDS encoding helix-turn-helix transcriptional regulator: MAKGADYIIQGTLQQSTLEKAASLMRAIAHPLRLKIIVLLDKNKTANVNKIYKLLNTEQSIVSQHLKIMRNADLVNTKRDGKFIHYSVNYTTIQQINTVLEKYRTK, translated from the coding sequence ATGGCTAAAGGTGCAGATTATATTATACAAGGAACTTTGCAACAAAGCACTCTGGAAAAAGCTGCCTCATTAATGCGGGCAATTGCGCATCCGTTGCGTTTAAAAATAATAGTGTTGTTAGATAAAAATAAAACTGCCAATGTCAATAAAATTTATAAACTACTCAACACAGAACAATCTATTGTTTCGCAACATTTAAAAATTATGCGCAATGCAGATCTTGTGAATACAAAACGTGATGGAAAATTTATTCATTACTCTGTTAACTACACAACTATTCAACAGATAAATACAGTGTTAGAAAAATACCGCACTAAATAA
- a CDS encoding M28 family peptidase — MDYTMKTSAVSIPAMYVTESIAEKIIAEKKPVTLETELLDIEKTGHNILGFIDNHAKETIVIGAHYDHLGYNEMGGSLYRGKPAIHNGADDNASGTAMIMELAEALQLLSYKNNNYLFIAFSGEELGLYGSKYSASSKALEPLDINYMLNFDMVGRLDEENNLIINGVGTSPAFANLDTINNNRFVLKTTESGVGPSDHTSFYLKDIPVLHFFTGTHSDYHKPSDDEDKINYDGIELIQNYVIDIIANYNAKGKIEFMKTKEDSNENAPRFTVTLGVIPDYIFEGKGMRIDAVTEDRPAAKAGLLAGDIVVKLGPVEVVDMMSYMKALSMFEKGDATTVHVMRGEENMEFKVQF, encoded by the coding sequence ATGGATTACACCATGAAAACTTCTGCTGTATCCATTCCCGCAATGTATGTAACTGAATCTATTGCTGAAAAAATTATTGCAGAAAAAAAACCGGTTACGTTAGAAACTGAATTATTAGATATTGAAAAAACCGGTCATAATATTTTAGGCTTTATTGATAATCATGCAAAAGAAACTATTGTAATTGGTGCGCACTATGATCATTTAGGTTATAATGAAATGGGTGGTTCTTTATATCGTGGCAAACCTGCTATTCATAACGGCGCAGATGATAATGCAAGTGGTACTGCAATGATTATGGAACTTGCGGAAGCATTGCAATTACTCTCTTATAAAAACAATAATTATTTATTCATTGCATTCTCAGGAGAAGAATTGGGTTTGTATGGTTCTAAATATTCTGCTTCCAGCAAAGCGCTTGAACCATTGGATATAAATTACATGCTGAACTTTGATATGGTCGGCAGATTAGATGAAGAAAATAATCTGATAATAAATGGTGTGGGTACTTCACCTGCATTTGCAAACCTGGATACAATAAATAATAATCGTTTTGTTTTAAAAACTACAGAGTCCGGTGTTGGACCATCCGATCATACTTCTTTTTATTTAAAAGATATTCCTGTGTTGCATTTTTTTACAGGAACACACAGTGATTATCATAAACCATCGGATGATGAGGATAAAATTAATTATGATGGTATAGAATTAATTCAAAATTATGTGATTGATATTATTGCTAATTACAATGCAAAAGGTAAAATAGAATTTATGAAAACAAAAGAAGACAGCAATGAAAATGCACCGAGATTCACAGTGACTTTAGGTGTAATTCCCGATTATATTTTTGAAGGAAAAGGAATGCGTATTGATGCAGTTACGGAAGACAGACCTGCAGCAAAAGCAGGATTACTTGCCGGTGATATTGTCGTGAAATTAGGTCCGGTGGAAGTAGTGGATATGATGAGTTATATGAAAGCGCTGAGTATGTTTGAAAAAGGTGATGCTACAACAGTGCATGTAATGCGAGGCGAAGAGAATATGGAATTTAAAGTGCAATTCTGA
- the nadA gene encoding quinolinate synthase NadA: MNSEDNLNVDFAKLDRKGFIDFEPDPTLDLVAEINKLKKEKNMIILAHYYQESDIQDVADYIGDSLGLAQQAEKTSADIIVFAGVHFMAETAKILNPTKKVIMPDSNAGCSLADSCPPQLFKRFIDAHPGHVVISYINCTAGVKALCDIICTSTNAVKIVESVPKETPIIFAPDRNLGAYIQKKTGREMVLWNGTCMVHEIFSLERINKLKQENPTAKLIAHPECEEAILNQADFIGSTTGLLKYSQTDSAQSFIVATEPGIIHQMEKASPHKTFIPAPPDNSCACNNCPHMKRNTLEKLYVAMKYELPEIILSADIIEKARKPIERMLEISAQHGL; encoded by the coding sequence ATGAATAGTGAGGATAACTTAAATGTGGATTTTGCAAAATTAGATCGCAAAGGCTTTATTGATTTTGAACCGGATCCCACTTTGGATTTAGTGGCCGAAATAAATAAATTGAAGAAAGAAAAGAATATGATTATTCTGGCGCATTACTATCAGGAAAGTGATATTCAGGATGTAGCCGATTATATTGGTGATAGTTTGGGTTTAGCGCAGCAAGCAGAAAAAACCAGTGCTGATATCATAGTATTTGCAGGAGTACATTTTATGGCAGAGACAGCAAAGATTTTAAATCCCACCAAAAAAGTGATTATGCCTGATTCTAATGCAGGTTGTTCGCTGGCTGATAGTTGTCCTCCACAATTATTTAAACGGTTTATAGATGCACATCCGGGGCATGTTGTAATCAGTTATATTAATTGTACTGCAGGTGTAAAAGCATTATGCGATATTATTTGTACAAGTACCAATGCCGTGAAAATTGTAGAGAGTGTTCCAAAAGAAACACCGATCATATTTGCACCCGATAGAAATTTGGGAGCATATATTCAGAAAAAAACAGGAAGAGAAATGGTATTGTGGAACGGCACATGTATGGTGCATGAAATATTTTCTTTAGAAAGAATTAATAAATTAAAACAAGAAAATCCAACAGCAAAATTGATAGCACATCCTGAATGTGAAGAAGCAATTCTAAATCAAGCAGATTTTATCGGAAGCACAACAGGCTTGTTAAAATATTCGCAAACAGATTCAGCGCAATCATTTATTGTTGCCACCGAGCCAGGTATTATTCATCAAATGGAAAAAGCATCACCGCATAAAACATTTATTCCTGCACCACCCGATAATAGTTGTGCTTGTAATAATTGTCCGCACATGAAGCGCAATACTTTGGAGAAACTTTATGTAGCAATGAAGTATGAATTACCTGAAATTATATTGTCTGCGGATATCATTGAAAAAGCAAGAAAACCAATTGAAAGAATGTTGGAGATTTCAGCACAACACGGCTTATAA
- the tsaB gene encoding tRNA (adenosine(37)-N6)-threonylcarbamoyltransferase complex dimerization subunit type 1 TsaB, whose amino-acid sequence MAVILHIETSTPVCSVALSNTGILWDQQNSDDVNDHAAQLAVITKNLLDNNSFSIKNLNAVSVSAGPGSYTGLRIGASFAKGICHALQIPFIAVNSLQAMASGASENFNNPALLFAPLIDARRMEVYTAIYNSNLECIRNPEAVIMNSNDFISYLETNEILFFGSGVNKIKHVLEHPNSTFLNNFQLMANHQIGISTAMFSNKLFSDIAEFEPEYIKTFSGIARHSFDI is encoded by the coding sequence TTGGCTGTAATTCTGCATATTGAAACCAGTACTCCTGTGTGTTCTGTTGCACTTTCAAACACTGGAATTTTATGGGATCAACAAAACAGTGATGATGTAAATGATCATGCTGCACAACTTGCCGTTATCACGAAAAATCTTTTGGATAACAATTCTTTTTCTATAAAAAATTTAAATGCAGTTTCAGTAAGTGCCGGTCCGGGATCTTATACAGGATTGCGCATCGGTGCTTCATTTGCAAAAGGAATTTGTCATGCTTTACAAATTCCGTTTATCGCAGTAAATTCTTTACAGGCAATGGCATCCGGTGCATCAGAAAATTTTAATAATCCTGCATTATTATTTGCTCCATTAATTGATGCAAGACGCATGGAAGTTTATACTGCAATATATAATTCCAATCTTGAATGCATCCGTAATCCTGAAGCAGTGATTATGAACAGCAATGATTTTATTTCTTATTTAGAAACAAATGAAATTCTATTCTTTGGTAGCGGTGTAAATAAAATCAAACATGTATTGGAGCATCCAAACAGTACATTCCTGAATAATTTTCAATTGATGGCTAATCATCAGATAGGTATTTCTACTGCTATGTTTTCAAATAAACTATTCAGTGATATTGCGGAATTTGAACCAGAGTATATCAAAACATTTTCAGGTATTGCAAGGCATTCTTTTGACATTTGA
- a CDS encoding helix-turn-helix transcriptional regulator, producing the protein MPSYPNVKLINAPNEAEVKLDYNSYRRTVIILRAVNHKLRQQIIRLLDDNKEMTVTEVYIKMRMEQSVASQHLAFLRKAGVVSTNRKGKYIFYSLNYDRLKEIAQMTEELID; encoded by the coding sequence ATGCCCTCTTATCCAAACGTAAAACTTATAAATGCACCTAACGAAGCTGAGGTTAAATTAGATTATAATTCATACCGCCGCACAGTAATAATTCTGCGTGCAGTAAATCATAAACTACGTCAACAAATAATTCGCTTATTAGATGATAATAAAGAAATGACAGTTACGGAAGTTTATATAAAAATGCGCATGGAACAATCGGTAGCTTCACAACATCTTGCTTTTTTACGTAAAGCCGGTGTGGTAAGTACAAATAGAAAAGGGAAGTATATTTTTTATAGTTTGAATTATGATCGCTTGAAAGAAATTGCACAAATGACTGAAGAATTAATTGACTGA